A window from Corvus moneduloides isolate bCorMon1 chromosome 32, bCorMon1.pri, whole genome shotgun sequence encodes these proteins:
- the LOC116437064 gene encoding beta-1,3-galactosyltransferase 2-like, with protein MKLPPSSRLVLLPVAAGLALLALHTQHPASPPSTTVHPSPAPRPSNATVPPQPPRHPLQPPYPYPYRFLLNHPEKCRERAPFLVLLVVTAPADLAARDAVRRTWGNESAVPGLSVLRLFLLGVHPVFGAELRPVLQEEDKLHGDLLQQDFLDTYNNLTLKTLMGLEWVSRFCPNATYVMKADHDVFLNLEFLAGRLLHPLRTNFMTGYVYRWTGPLRNPAYKWFVPREVYPNDTYPPYCGGPGYVLSGDLARRVFAVAQTLPAINMEDAFVGICLHALGVAVTDPPAGTFTMYWLDYDKCRFSRLVMVHHYGPKELLRVWPHFRDVPMECP; from the coding sequence ccctgctggctctgcacacCCAGCACCCCGcgtcccctcccagcaccaccGTCCaccccagcccggccccacGCCCCAGCAACGCCACGGTGCCCCCACAGCCACCGCGGCACCCGCTGCAGCCGCCGTACCCATACCCCTACCGCTTCCTGCTGAACCACCCCGAGAAGTGCCGGGAGCGGGCGCCgttcctggtgctgctggtggtgacGGCCCCGGCTGACCTGGCCGCGCGTGACGCCGTGCGCCGCACCTGGGGCAACGAGAGCGCCGTGCCGGGGCTGAGCGTGCTGCGCCTCTTCCTGCTCGGCGTCCACCCTGTCTTCGGCGCCGAGCTGCGCCcggtgctgcaggaggaggacaAGCTGCACGGggacctcctgcagcaggacttCCTGGACACCTACAACAACCTGACGCTCAAGACGCTGATGGGGCTGGAGTGGGTGAGCCGCTTCTGCCCCAATGCCACCTACGTGATGAAGGCCGACCACGACGTCTTCCTCAACCTGGAGTTCCTGGCAGGGCGGCTGCTGCATCCTCTCAGGACCAACTTCATGACGGGCTACGTGTACCGCTGGACGGGGCCGCTGCGGAACCCCGCCTACAAGTGGTTTGTGCCCCGCGAGGTGTACCCCAACGACACCTACCCGCCCTACTGCGGCGGGCCCGGCTACGTCCTCTCGGGGGACCTGGCACGGCGCGTGTTTGCCGTGGCGCAGACGCTGCCAGCCATCAACATGGAGGACGCGTTCGTGGGCATCTGCCTGCACGCGCTGGGCGTGGCCGTCACCGACCCGCCGGCCGGCACCTTCACCATGTACTGGCTGGACTACGACAAGTGCCGCTTCTCCCGGCTGGTCATGGTGCACCACTACgggcccaaggagctgctgcggGTGTGGCCACACTTCCGCGATGTCCCCATGGAGTGTCCCTAG